The Candidatus Rokuibacteriota bacterium genome includes the window GAACAGGCCCTGGGGCCTTAGCAGCACGATGGCGGCCATGACGAGGTAGATCATGAGCATCGAGGCGCCGGGGAGCCAGGCCTTCCCGAAGGTCTCGGCCTGGCCGATGATGAGGCTCCCCACGAGGGAGCCCTTGAGGCTGCCGAGCCCGCCCACGACCACCACGATGAGCGCGGGGATCAGGATGCTGGCGCCCATGGGCGGGTAGGCGGACTGGATGGGGCCGGCGATGACGCCCGACAGCCCCGCCAGCGCGGTGCCGAAGGCGAACACCCCGGTGAACACCCGGTGGATGTTGACCCCCATGCCGGCGGTCATCTCGGCGTCGAAGACCCCCGCCCGGATGATGGAGCCGAGCCGCGTGCGCTCGATGAGCAGCCACACCGCCCCCGCCATGGCCAGGCCGAAGACGATCACGAACAGGCGATAGGAGGGCACGGTGGCCCCGACCACGGTCACGGAGCCCGAGAAGAGATCGGGCGCGGGAATGGAGCGGATCCGCCCGCCCCAGCCCCACTTCACGAGGTCCTCGAAGAAGTAGATGAGCCCGAAGGTCAGCAGCACCTGGTCCAGCGGCGGCCGGTGGTACAGGGGCCGCAGGCAGGAGCGCTCGATGGCGGCACCGATGCCCCCGACGACGAGCGGAGCGACGACGAG containing:
- a CDS encoding branched-chain amino acid ABC transporter permease encodes the protein MFAQALNGLSYGVLLFLLSVGLTLIFGMLDVVNLAHGSFYMLGAYAGLALIAATGSFWLALVVAPLVVGGIGAAIERSCLRPLYHRPPLDQVLLTFGLIYFFEDLVKWGWGGRIRSIPAPDLFSGSVTVVGATVPSYRLFVIVFGLAMAGAVWLLIERTRLGSIIRAGVFDAEMTAGMGVNIHRVFTGVFAFGTALAGLSGVIAGPIQSAYPPMGASILIPALIVVVVGGLGSLKGSLVGSLIIGQAETFGKAWLPGASMLMIYLVMAAIVLLRPQGLFGRPLK